One Epidermidibacterium keratini DNA segment encodes these proteins:
- a CDS encoding RNA degradosome polyphosphate kinase, whose translation MTAPADSEASDLAPDRFINRELSWLDFNSRVLASAENPDTPLLERAKFLAIFASNLDEFYMVRVAGLKRRESMGLRVPAADGLTPVQQLEMISAKTSDLVARQTRCFDEVRPLLAAEGIEILAWDDLGDDEKSVMATYFTEQIFPVLTPLAVDPAHPFPYISGLSLNLAVVVREPGSGHERFARIKIPNNVDRFIKVARDRFLPLESLVAAHLDELFPGMEIIDHHPFRVTRNADLDVEEDRDEDLLQALERELARRRFGPAVRLEVTEEMDKKTLDLLVREIEVGYDDVFKIDGLLDLSSLWALYGVDAPELKDRPFVPATPAPLAKGESFFEVLQAGDVLVHHPYDSFATTTQKFIEQAATDPHVLAIKQTLYRTSGDSPIVHALIDAAAAGKQVVALVEIQARFDEEANISWARALERAGVHVVYGIVGLKTHCKTALVVRQEGSELRRYCHIGTGNYNPKTARLYEDLGLLTADPAVGADLTDLFNVLTGYSGQRDYRRLLVAPHGIRDGLLKRIEREADLARAGRPAQIFIKTNHIVDERIIDSLYEASGAGVEIGLIIRTNCSVRPGVAGLSENIRVRSIVGRFLEHSRIAYFGNDGEPEVFIGSADLMHRNLDRRVEVAVNVTDAESKTRLSEMIERMLADDVIGWDLQPDGSWVNSAERGATVDYQDETIAATGRTGRAARNG comes from the coding sequence ATGACCGCACCCGCTGACAGCGAAGCCTCCGATCTCGCTCCCGACCGCTTCATCAACCGTGAGCTGTCGTGGCTCGACTTCAACTCCCGTGTGCTGGCCTCTGCCGAGAACCCAGACACCCCGCTGCTGGAGCGAGCGAAGTTTCTCGCCATCTTCGCCAGCAACCTCGACGAGTTCTACATGGTGCGGGTCGCGGGACTCAAGCGCCGCGAGAGCATGGGGCTGCGGGTCCCGGCTGCCGACGGACTCACCCCGGTCCAGCAGCTTGAGATGATCTCGGCGAAGACCAGCGATCTCGTCGCGCGCCAGACCCGCTGCTTCGACGAGGTCCGACCCCTGCTGGCCGCCGAGGGCATCGAGATCCTTGCCTGGGACGACCTCGGCGACGATGAGAAGTCGGTCATGGCGACGTACTTCACCGAGCAGATCTTCCCCGTCCTGACACCGCTCGCGGTCGATCCGGCCCACCCGTTCCCATACATATCTGGGCTGTCGCTGAACCTCGCGGTCGTCGTGCGCGAACCTGGCTCTGGGCACGAGCGCTTCGCGCGCATCAAGATCCCCAACAACGTCGACCGGTTCATCAAGGTCGCCAGGGATCGGTTCTTGCCGTTGGAGTCGCTCGTAGCAGCCCATCTAGACGAGCTCTTCCCCGGCATGGAGATCATCGACCATCACCCGTTCCGGGTCACCCGCAACGCCGATCTCGACGTCGAGGAGGATCGCGACGAAGACCTGCTGCAGGCCCTGGAACGTGAGCTCGCGCGCCGCCGTTTCGGTCCCGCCGTCCGCCTTGAGGTCACCGAGGAGATGGACAAGAAGACCCTCGACCTGCTCGTGCGCGAGATCGAGGTCGGGTACGACGATGTCTTCAAGATCGACGGCCTGCTTGACCTTTCGTCACTGTGGGCGCTGTACGGCGTCGACGCGCCCGAGCTCAAGGACCGCCCGTTCGTCCCGGCAACGCCGGCGCCCCTTGCCAAGGGCGAGTCGTTCTTTGAGGTGCTGCAGGCCGGCGACGTACTCGTGCACCACCCGTATGACTCGTTTGCCACTACGACGCAGAAGTTCATCGAGCAGGCCGCGACCGACCCTCACGTGCTCGCGATCAAGCAGACGCTCTACCGCACGTCGGGCGACTCGCCGATCGTGCACGCGCTGATCGATGCCGCCGCCGCAGGCAAGCAGGTCGTTGCGCTCGTCGAGATCCAGGCGCGCTTCGACGAGGAGGCCAACATCAGCTGGGCACGTGCGCTGGAGCGTGCGGGCGTCCATGTCGTCTACGGCATCGTCGGGCTCAAGACCCACTGCAAGACCGCGCTTGTCGTTCGTCAGGAGGGCAGCGAGCTGCGCCGTTACTGCCATATCGGCACTGGCAACTACAACCCCAAGACTGCACGCCTCTACGAGGATCTCGGCCTCCTCACCGCAGATCCCGCCGTGGGTGCCGACCTGACCGACCTCTTCAACGTGCTGACCGGCTACTCAGGGCAACGCGACTACCGCCGCCTTCTCGTTGCGCCCCACGGGATCCGCGACGGACTGCTCAAGCGGATCGAGCGCGAAGCCGACCTCGCGAGGGCGGGACGCCCGGCGCAGATCTTCATCAAGACCAACCACATCGTCGACGAGCGCATCATCGATTCGCTCTACGAGGCCTCGGGCGCCGGCGTCGAGATCGGCCTGATCATCCGCACCAACTGCTCAGTGCGGCCAGGAGTCGCTGGGCTGTCGGAAAACATCCGCGTCAGATCCATTGTCGGGCGTTTTCTCGAGCACTCGCGGATCGCCTACTTCGGCAACGACGGCGAACCGGAGGTCTTCATCGGCAGCGCCGACCTCATGCACCGCAACCTCGATCGTCGAGTCGAGGTGGCCGTCAACGTCACCGACGCCGAGTCCAAGACCCGGCTCAGCGAGATGATCGAGCGCATGCTCGCTGACGACGTGATCGGGTGGGACCTGCAACCCGACGGCTCGTGGGTCAACTCCGCCGAACGAGGCGCGACCGTTGACTATCAGGACGAGACCATCGCCGCCACCGGCCGCACCGGCCGCGCAGCGCGAAACGGCTAG
- the cofC gene encoding 2-phospho-L-lactate guanylyltransferase, with protein MLDTSRVSTPGPAAGRWAVVLPVKRRTAAKTRLATSLGLGQQSAGELAAAFALDTLRAVSAAKLVGHCLVVTDDAEFAAHGREVGAEVVDEQEPMQQAPGFARLNAALLLGAAYAGADRPVAALTGDLPALRGTDLDAALALADGLGSAFVADRHETGTALLTAWRAGDLAPRFGRDSAAAHRAAGAVEIGRELERLRLDVDTADDLAAARALGLGPHTERLLAVSAT; from the coding sequence ATGCTTGACACGTCTCGCGTATCGACGCCAGGACCGGCAGCTGGCCGATGGGCGGTCGTGCTGCCGGTCAAACGGCGTACCGCCGCCAAGACCCGGCTCGCGACGTCGTTGGGGCTTGGCCAGCAGTCGGCCGGCGAGCTGGCTGCCGCGTTTGCCCTCGACACGTTGCGCGCGGTGTCGGCGGCGAAGCTGGTTGGCCACTGCCTGGTGGTCACCGATGACGCCGAGTTTGCCGCGCACGGAAGGGAAGTCGGCGCCGAGGTGGTCGACGAACAAGAACCGATGCAGCAGGCGCCGGGCTTCGCCCGCCTCAATGCGGCGTTGCTGCTCGGAGCGGCGTACGCCGGGGCTGACCGGCCGGTCGCCGCGCTCACTGGAGACCTCCCCGCACTTCGCGGCACCGACCTCGACGCCGCGCTGGCTTTGGCAGACGGACTCGGCAGCGCGTTCGTTGCCGATCGCCACGAGACGGGTACGGCGCTGCTGACCGCCTGGCGCGCCGGGGATCTCGCGCCGCGGTTCGGCCGGGACTCCGCTGCGGCTCACCGCGCAGCGGGCGCCGTCGAGATCGGCCGTGAGCTTGAACGGCTGCGGCTGGATGTCGACACCGCAGACGATCTCGCTGCCGCACGCGCTCTCGGACTCGGGCCGCATACCGAGCGCCTGCTGGCCGTCAGCGCAACCTAG
- a CDS encoding lysophospholipid acyltransferase family protein: MTTSPQPPARGRKTRGQLTPALRFMVPIVRNLSRGIFKERFEGLDNIPAQGPAILVLNHISVLDPLATASFVYEAGRMPSFMIKDSVFKVPVLGKLMIGARQIPVSRGTTASGGSLDSAVQMLRDGGVVAVYPEGTVTRDTGFWPMKAKTGVGRIALAVPDVPVVPIAQWGAHRALNYHTKKLDLLPRKETWISALPPIDTNAYAGRNSAEAARQLTDDVMRKIMERVGQMRQETPPAEFYNPSVPRPEAP, translated from the coding sequence GTGACCACGTCGCCTCAGCCCCCCGCGCGCGGCCGCAAGACGCGCGGCCAGTTGACCCCGGCCCTGCGGTTCATGGTCCCGATAGTTCGCAACCTGTCGAGGGGGATCTTCAAGGAGCGGTTCGAGGGACTCGACAACATTCCGGCGCAGGGCCCGGCGATCCTGGTGCTCAACCACATCTCGGTCCTTGACCCGCTGGCAACCGCGAGCTTTGTCTACGAGGCCGGCCGGATGCCGTCGTTCATGATCAAGGACAGCGTCTTCAAGGTTCCGGTGCTCGGAAAGCTGATGATCGGTGCCCGACAGATCCCGGTCAGCCGCGGTACGACGGCCTCCGGCGGATCGCTTGACTCGGCGGTGCAGATGCTGCGTGATGGCGGGGTCGTCGCGGTCTATCCCGAAGGCACCGTGACCCGCGATACCGGCTTCTGGCCCATGAAGGCAAAGACCGGCGTTGGCCGGATCGCGCTCGCCGTCCCCGATGTGCCGGTCGTGCCGATCGCCCAGTGGGGCGCCCATCGGGCGCTCAACTACCACACGAAGAAGCTGGATCTGCTGCCACGCAAGGAAACGTGGATCTCCGCGCTGCCGCCGATCGACACCAACGCGTATGCCGGGCGCAACAGCGCCGAGGCTGCGAGGCAGCTCACCGACGACGTGATGCGCAAGATCATGGAGCGCGTCGGGCAGATGCGCCAAGAGACCCCGCCGGCCGAGTTCTACAACCCATCCGTTCCGCGCCCGGAGGCACCATGA